A region of Lacinutrix sp. Hel_I_90 DNA encodes the following proteins:
- a CDS encoding IS110 family transposase: protein MNKYKETFGIDISKDVFDCYGSKVGHLQFKNNAAGFKKFLKVLPKDSLVVMEATGYYHCLLAQFLYKKGVTVSVVNPLSVKRFIQMRLAKVKTDRSDAKAICEYGQINEVPLYNALTDVQSECLQLFRLLDSYIKKRTATKNKLHGEEVLGMPSKHVYSSLKRNLKHLEKEIAGIDQKLLSLVKADQQSQLTLLTSIPGIGLKTALFLIVITDGFQKFENASQLCSYAGITPTIRESGSSVRGRSRISKVGNRKLRNLLFLCAFNACKCNKACRALYERIVNKGKSKKLALIAVANKLLKQAFAIAKSGRPYDETYVSVI from the coding sequence ATGAATAAATATAAAGAAACTTTTGGAATTGACATTAGTAAAGATGTCTTTGATTGTTATGGTAGTAAAGTTGGTCACTTACAGTTTAAAAACAATGCGGCAGGATTTAAGAAATTTCTTAAGGTATTACCTAAGGATAGTTTAGTGGTGATGGAAGCCACAGGTTACTACCATTGCCTGCTTGCTCAGTTTCTTTACAAAAAAGGAGTTACGGTGTCTGTAGTAAATCCGTTATCGGTAAAACGATTTATACAGATGAGACTCGCCAAAGTGAAAACCGATAGAAGTGATGCCAAAGCGATTTGTGAGTATGGTCAAATCAATGAAGTGCCCCTTTACAATGCCTTAACAGATGTTCAAAGTGAATGTTTGCAACTCTTTAGACTACTGGATAGTTATATAAAGAAGCGTACAGCGACAAAGAACAAGCTCCATGGCGAAGAAGTTCTTGGTATGCCATCAAAGCATGTCTATAGTTCATTAAAAAGAAATCTTAAGCATTTGGAAAAAGAGATTGCAGGAATCGATCAGAAACTGCTAAGCCTTGTAAAGGCAGACCAGCAAAGTCAATTAACTTTATTAACTAGTATTCCAGGAATTGGTCTAAAGACAGCCCTTTTTCTAATAGTAATTACGGATGGTTTTCAGAAGTTTGAGAATGCTTCTCAATTATGCAGTTATGCTGGGATTACACCAACCATAAGAGAGTCCGGCAGTAGTGTGAGAGGTCGCAGTAGGATTAGTAAAGTTGGAAATAGGAAGCTTCGGAATTTATTATTTTTATGTGCATTTAATGCCTGTAAGTGTAACAAAGCTTGCAGAGCGCTTTACGAGCGTATAGTGAACAAAGGGAAAAGCAAAAAACTGGCATTGATTGCTGTAGCCAACAAGTTGCTAAAACAAGCGTTTGCAATAGCTAAATCTGGCAGACCATACGATGAAACTTATGTTTCAGTAATATAG
- a CDS encoding IS3 family transposase, whose product MKAKEKSKGFTSLTTITLCFGLKRDAYYKYKSRADKRLKLEQQIINIVSKKRKSLPREGVRKLKISLDDEFTKAKIKVGRDTLFNILRKHNMLTLRKKTSARTTNSYHRFYKYKNIIKDIEINRPNQVWASDITYIRTVKGFCYLALITDMYSRKIVGYDLSDSLELKGCVRALNKAIYQAKNTCTERSRSINGLIHHSDRGIQYCSNVYTQILKRNKIGISMTEENHCYENAMAERVNGILKDEFYLDQTFDNVAHAKRAAKNAINLYNEIRLHLSLDYKTPNMVYQLSA is encoded by the coding sequence ATTAAAGCTAAAGAGAAATCTAAGGGATTTACTTCTTTAACGACTATAACTCTTTGTTTTGGACTTAAACGTGATGCGTATTATAAATACAAATCTAGAGCTGATAAGCGTTTAAAACTTGAACAACAGATTATAAATATAGTCAGTAAAAAACGTAAATCCCTTCCTAGAGAAGGCGTGCGCAAACTTAAAATTTCATTGGATGATGAGTTTACTAAAGCCAAAATCAAAGTGGGCAGAGACACCCTATTTAATATCCTTAGAAAGCACAATATGCTTACACTTAGAAAGAAAACCAGTGCTAGAACAACCAACTCTTATCATCGTTTTTACAAGTATAAAAACATTATAAAAGATATAGAAATTAATAGACCTAATCAAGTTTGGGCATCTGATATCACATACATTAGAACCGTAAAAGGATTTTGTTATCTAGCATTAATAACAGATATGTACTCTAGAAAAATAGTTGGTTATGACCTAAGTGATAGCCTAGAACTTAAAGGATGCGTAAGAGCGCTTAATAAGGCCATATATCAGGCTAAAAACACCTGTACAGAGCGCAGTCGAAGTATTAATGGACTCATACATCATTCCGATAGAGGAATACAGTATTGTAGTAATGTATACACACAGATATTGAAAAGAAATAAGATAGGCATTAGTATGACTGAAGAAAATCACTGCTACGAAAATGCAATGGCAGAACGTGTAAATGGGATCTTAAAAGATGAATTCTACCTAGACCAAACCTTTGATAATGTGGCTCACGCAAAGAGAGCTGCAAAAAATGCAATTAATTTATACAACGAAATAAGATTACATTTATCTTTAGACTATAAAACACCTAATATGGTATATCAATTATCAGCGTAA
- a CDS encoding SLC13 family permease, translated as MGIDAYITLGVMLLAMILFISERVSVDVISLGIIVVLVFSGVISTEQGVHGFANEAVLTVMAMFVLSAAIIKTNVIEGISPAITRFLKKSYGVSISGLAILVGTMSAFVNNTPVVATFIPVISKSAKKAGISPSRFLIPLSFVAMFGGMSTLIGTSTNLLVSGISAENGLGEFSMFLLTPLGMVFSFVGVVYLILFGKKLIPEREELAEDTYQNKIDNFLTEIRYTAAAIDEKPTIENVFNRENNYLEILSIKRDSNETEAPQTDFELEEGDVLLVKGDMEKIRRILKSDNLYIVNRFTEKKFPNEATKLIELILQSNSDILRKKIKDIEFYKRFTANILAIRQRGELKFKNLDDIVLKSGDVLLVQTDEKGYTSLMEHQKAGGSPFLIFKETQMGKLEIKNLVIASLTILSVIFCATLGIVSIVMAGLAGIVFLAVTKVITMEDAYKSVDWQVIFLLAGALSLEKAMNESGVSELIGRLMVEHIGSEYGPYVVVSVLYFLTSLLTGIISNNAAAALFAPIAIAISQGLNVSATPLLVAIAFAGSASFYSPIGYQTNTMVYSAGNYRFRDFTLIGLPLNIIFWIIATILIPKFYPF; from the coding sequence ATGGGTATAGATGCATACATAACGCTAGGGGTAATGCTCCTTGCTATGATTCTTTTTATCTCTGAAAGAGTTTCTGTTGATGTTATTTCCCTAGGAATAATAGTCGTACTCGTTTTTAGTGGAGTCATCTCTACTGAACAGGGGGTACATGGTTTTGCTAACGAAGCGGTACTTACCGTAATGGCCATGTTTGTGTTATCAGCCGCTATTATAAAAACCAATGTTATTGAAGGTATTAGTCCAGCAATCACCAGATTCTTGAAAAAGAGTTATGGTGTTTCCATTAGTGGGTTAGCTATTTTAGTGGGAACCATGTCTGCATTTGTAAACAATACACCTGTTGTAGCTACTTTTATTCCGGTAATTAGTAAGTCTGCTAAAAAAGCGGGTATTTCTCCATCGCGGTTTTTAATTCCGCTTTCTTTTGTAGCTATGTTTGGTGGTATGTCTACTCTTATAGGGACTTCCACAAATTTACTGGTAAGTGGAATTTCGGCAGAGAATGGATTGGGTGAATTCTCTATGTTTCTGTTAACACCTTTGGGAATGGTGTTTTCTTTTGTTGGAGTGGTTTATCTAATCCTATTTGGTAAAAAGTTGATACCTGAAAGAGAAGAGCTTGCAGAGGATACGTATCAGAACAAAATTGACAATTTCTTAACAGAAATACGATACACAGCTGCTGCAATTGATGAGAAGCCAACCATTGAAAATGTATTTAATCGGGAGAATAATTATTTAGAAATACTCAGTATAAAACGTGATTCCAATGAAACAGAAGCACCTCAAACAGATTTTGAATTAGAGGAAGGTGATGTCTTGTTGGTCAAGGGGGATATGGAAAAAATTAGGCGCATTCTTAAAAGCGATAATCTCTATATTGTAAATCGTTTTACCGAGAAAAAATTTCCTAATGAAGCGACTAAGCTAATCGAACTTATTCTTCAATCTAATTCTGATATTTTACGAAAAAAAATCAAGGATATTGAATTTTATAAACGATTCACTGCCAATATCTTGGCTATTAGACAACGCGGCGAATTAAAATTTAAAAATCTTGATGATATTGTTCTTAAATCGGGCGATGTACTATTAGTACAAACTGATGAAAAAGGCTACACTTCTTTAATGGAACACCAAAAGGCTGGGGGATCGCCTTTTCTTATTTTTAAAGAAACGCAAATGGGAAAACTCGAAATAAAGAATTTAGTGATTGCTTCACTAACTATTTTGAGTGTTATTTTTTGCGCTACATTAGGCATTGTATCTATTGTAATGGCGGGACTGGCGGGGATTGTTTTTTTAGCTGTAACCAAAGTGATTACGATGGAAGACGCTTATAAAAGTGTAGATTGGCAGGTGATTTTTTTACTAGCTGGGGCTTTAAGTTTGGAGAAAGCCATGAATGAAAGTGGTGTTTCTGAGCTTATAGGGCGTTTGATGGTTGAACATATAGGATCAGAATATGGCCCTTATGTGGTGGTGTCAGTACTTTATTTTCTCACATCTTTACTAACAGGTATTATATCCAATAATGCCGCTGCAGCCTTATTCGCCCCTATTGCAATCGCTATTTCTCAAGGCCTAAATGTTAGTGCCACTCCATTACTCGTAGCTATAGCATTTGCGGGTAGTGCCAGCTTCTATTCACCAATAGGGTATCAAACAAATACGATGGTTTATAGCGCAGGGAATTACAGATTTAGAGATTTTACGTTAATCGGATTGCCTTTAAATATCATATTCTGGATCATTGCAACTATTTTGATTCCAAAATTTTATCCTTTTTAG
- a CDS encoding App1 family protein, whose amino-acid sequence MKIDISIYRGYMNDTEIILSGHVFKSLAPSQYSIEKRAYKHAFSILKMFTIKPLSNEIVTLQFQDLSVTTKTLKDGYFNFRIPYNKPLESGWHPCTVTCKHENFNITSSGEILKPHTGRYGIISDIDDTLLISHSSNIFKKIYVMLTQNIDKRKIFDDVPKHYQALSKAGQKKEHFFNSFFYVSSSEWNLYSFIVAIANKYNLPKAVIKLKKIKTGLGDFLFTGGGNHDHKFEKIKEIISFNPELKYVLLGDDSQRDPYLYERICKVFPMNIEAVYIRQTTKKPKVKVQTVLNNIATLNVRYLYFKDSKDAIVHSKKIGIIN is encoded by the coding sequence ATGAAGATAGATATAAGTATCTACAGAGGGTATATGAACGATACAGAAATAATACTTTCTGGACACGTTTTTAAGTCCTTGGCTCCAAGCCAGTATAGTATTGAAAAAAGAGCTTATAAACATGCTTTTTCTATATTGAAAATGTTTACCATAAAACCATTAAGCAATGAAATAGTAACCTTACAATTTCAGGATTTATCTGTTACTACCAAGACATTAAAAGATGGCTACTTTAATTTCAGAATACCGTACAATAAACCATTGGAAAGCGGTTGGCATCCTTGTACAGTGACTTGTAAACATGAGAACTTTAATATTACTTCGTCTGGTGAAATTTTAAAACCGCATACAGGAAGATATGGTATTATTTCAGATATTGATGATACACTTCTTATCTCTCATAGTTCTAACATTTTTAAAAAAATTTATGTGATGCTTACCCAGAATATAGACAAGCGTAAAATTTTTGATGATGTGCCTAAACACTATCAAGCACTCAGTAAGGCAGGACAAAAAAAGGAACATTTTTTCAATTCGTTTTTTTATGTCTCTAGTAGTGAATGGAATCTGTATTCATTTATAGTTGCTATAGCAAATAAATATAATCTCCCTAAAGCAGTCATTAAATTAAAAAAAATTAAAACGGGACTCGGTGATTTTCTGTTTACGGGAGGCGGCAATCATGATCATAAATTTGAAAAAATTAAAGAAATAATTTCATTCAATCCCGAACTTAAGTACGTTTTACTCGGTGATGATTCTCAAAGAGATCCTTATTTATATGAGCGAATATGCAAAGTATTCCCCATGAATATTGAAGCCGTTTATATACGTCAAACCACTAAAAAACCCAAGGTTAAAGTTCAAACGGTATTAAATAATATCGCCACCTTAAATGTTAGGTATTTATATTTTAAAGACAGTAAAGATGCCATTGTACATTCAAAAAAAATAGGAATTATAAATTAA
- a CDS encoding site-specific integrase — protein sequence MSSIKLILRNNKVDKAGEAPLYLRVIKDRKTKFISLSLKLKPNEWDEDKQKVKKNHSNSTRLNAYISQKVADAKGEIADLERRNQSTTARKLKEAIKGKPLTNFFDYSDSLCEKRKDTLAYSTYKNYKTYLKKFEKFVGHRELMFEDITVTTLKDFASYCSSTLGNNNTTINFSLKIMKIMFKEAQKEDLIPLDLFPFNKFTVKKDKSTKRYLSAEQFQDFINLEVSNKDKAQVIKDMFIFSVFAGGLRFGDMLELKWKNYDKKSGRITKIIRKTNRQHSVRIGQKAVEILEKYRQKDQKQEDIIFPFANIDKNYFTDKEHRNLITGRAIALSNMYLRKMGTRLELPFNLSFHISRHTFATRALNNGMRIEHVSKLMDHSDIGITQVYAKIISSELDNAVDKYIN from the coding sequence ATGTCTTCAATAAAACTAATTTTAAGAAATAACAAAGTAGATAAAGCAGGAGAAGCACCTCTTTATTTAAGAGTTATCAAAGACCGCAAAACTAAATTCATTTCGTTAAGCCTAAAACTAAAGCCAAATGAATGGGATGAAGATAAGCAAAAAGTAAAGAAGAATCATAGTAATTCTACAAGGTTAAACGCTTACATATCTCAAAAGGTTGCGGATGCAAAAGGCGAAATTGCAGACCTTGAAAGAAGAAACCAATCCACAACTGCAAGAAAACTAAAAGAGGCCATTAAGGGTAAACCCTTAACGAACTTTTTTGACTACTCAGATAGCCTTTGTGAAAAGCGTAAAGATACTTTAGCCTATTCAACGTATAAGAATTACAAAACCTATTTAAAGAAATTTGAAAAGTTTGTAGGGCATCGTGAATTAATGTTTGAAGACATTACAGTTACCACCTTAAAAGATTTCGCATCTTATTGCAGTTCTACATTAGGTAATAATAATACAACCATAAATTTCTCTTTAAAAATTATGAAGATAATGTTTAAGGAAGCTCAGAAAGAAGATTTAATACCTTTAGACTTATTTCCTTTCAATAAGTTTACTGTAAAAAAAGATAAGAGCACAAAACGATATTTATCTGCTGAACAATTTCAGGACTTTATAAATTTAGAAGTTTCTAATAAAGACAAAGCACAAGTAATAAAAGATATGTTTATATTTTCAGTTTTTGCAGGTGGTCTAAGATTTGGGGATATGTTAGAACTTAAATGGAAAAATTACGATAAGAAAAGTGGAAGAATAACGAAAATTATCAGAAAAACAAATAGACAGCATAGTGTTAGAATAGGTCAAAAAGCAGTTGAGATATTAGAGAAGTACCGGCAAAAAGACCAGAAGCAAGAAGATATAATTTTCCCTTTTGCAAATATTGATAAAAACTATTTTACAGATAAAGAGCATAGAAATTTAATAACAGGTAGAGCAATAGCATTAAGCAATATGTATTTAAGAAAAATGGGGACACGTTTAGAATTACCTTTCAATTTAAGCTTTCATATTAGCAGACATACATTTGCTACCAGGGCATTAAATAATGGTATGAGAATAGAACACGTATCTAAACTAATGGACCATTCAGATATAGGTATTACTCAAGTCTATGCAAAAATAATAAGTAGTGAGTTAGATAATGCAGTCGATAAATACATCAATTAA
- a CDS encoding DUF202 domain-containing protein translates to MSKKEILKKVTGTKHLKSSFKKREAIILRDYLALERTTLANERTLFAYLRSGIYMVIAGFAFLELKQFMDLEWLSYILFFFSLILFVFGTTRFIILKRKLEVYYNNMENENEESKKDKILESK, encoded by the coding sequence ATGTCAAAAAAAGAAATACTTAAAAAAGTCACAGGCACAAAGCACTTAAAGTCTAGCTTCAAAAAAAGGGAAGCAATAATTTTAAGAGATTATTTAGCCCTAGAAAGAACGACACTTGCAAACGAAAGAACACTGTTTGCGTATCTGCGCTCAGGAATATATATGGTAATCGCTGGATTTGCTTTTTTAGAATTAAAGCAATTCATGGATTTGGAATGGCTTAGTTATATTCTATTTTTTTTTAGTTTAATTTTATTTGTTTTCGGAACCACACGCTTTATAATACTCAAAAGAAAGCTTGAGGTTTATTATAATAATATGGAGAACGAAAATGAAGAATCTAAAAAGGATAAAATTTTGGAATCAAAATAG
- a CDS encoding transposase — MYKNDKVIRRYSEPFKLKILAELTIGKHTKSELCKLYSIAPTTVNEWIKKYNRKDLMNTRVKVETKDEISRIKALQKEIEQLKKLLLKKDLDTMVLDSYLEVAAEDLGYKSVNELKKKISIKP; from the coding sequence ATGTACAAAAATGACAAAGTAATTAGACGTTACAGTGAACCTTTCAAATTAAAAATTTTAGCCGAACTTACAATCGGAAAACACACAAAGAGCGAACTTTGTAAACTCTACTCAATTGCTCCCACAACGGTCAATGAGTGGATTAAAAAGTATAATCGTAAAGACTTAATGAACACCAGAGTAAAAGTGGAAACTAAAGACGAAATATCTAGAATTAAAGCACTTCAAAAAGAAATAGAACAACTAAAAAAACTACTTCTTAAAAAGGATCTTGACACTATGGTATTGGACTCCTACCTAGAAGTAGCAGCTGAAGACCTAGGCTATAAATCTGTCAATGAGTTAAAAAAAAAGATAAGTATAAAGCCTTAA
- a CDS encoding diacylglycerol kinase family protein, with amino-acid sequence MKKNILLVLNPTAGSIDVDSVLSKTKSWSQKLGCNLTTYKTTGENDEDKIEQLLKKVTYERVIAAGGDGTLKMVASVLIETPIILGILACGSANGLATSLAVPKDLNEQLEIAFQSHPKTIDTIVVNDTLCIHIADVGINAELIYNYEKSKSSGMLGYAIQAIPTLFKSQGPYEFKISLKENVINKKGILLAFTNAKKYGTGAMINPDGKINDGHFEVIIFNKLSIKDILKTFIRRLSIPKTSVEIYTAKSVSVTCKEPVPLQVDGEFIGKFKKFSAHIKPESLKIAMHPF; translated from the coding sequence GTGAAAAAAAATATTCTCTTAGTTTTAAATCCAACAGCAGGTTCTATTGATGTAGATAGTGTGCTTTCTAAAACCAAATCTTGGTCACAAAAACTTGGATGTAATCTTACAACCTATAAAACCACAGGAGAAAATGATGAGGATAAGATTGAGCAATTACTAAAAAAGGTAACTTATGAGCGCGTAATTGCTGCTGGAGGAGATGGCACCTTAAAAATGGTAGCTTCAGTACTTATAGAAACTCCAATTATACTGGGGATTTTAGCTTGTGGCTCTGCTAACGGATTGGCTACTTCTTTGGCCGTTCCAAAAGATCTGAATGAGCAATTGGAAATAGCGTTCCAGTCCCACCCTAAAACTATTGATACCATTGTAGTTAATGATACATTATGTATACATATTGCAGACGTTGGTATAAATGCAGAGTTAATTTATAATTATGAAAAGTCTAAATCCAGTGGGATGTTAGGATATGCAATACAAGCCATTCCTACTCTGTTTAAATCTCAAGGGCCATACGAGTTTAAAATTTCGCTAAAAGAGAATGTAATAAATAAAAAGGGGATCCTGCTAGCATTCACTAATGCTAAAAAATACGGTACTGGAGCTATGATTAATCCTGACGGAAAAATTAATGATGGTCATTTTGAAGTTATTATTTTTAATAAATTAAGTATTAAGGACATTTTAAAAACTTTTATAAGGCGTTTATCTATTCCAAAAACATCAGTCGAAATCTATACTGCAAAATCGGTTTCGGTGACCTGTAAGGAACCTGTTCCACTTCAAGTTGATGGCGAATTTATTGGCAAATTCAAAAAATTTTCTGCACATATAAAACCTGAGAGTTTAAAAATAGCAATGCATCCGTTTTAA
- a CDS encoding helix-turn-helix domain-containing protein has protein sequence MEAIILSKNQYNELLKKIDEVKISLDEKQKNPKDVFVDNQEFLQLMNISKRTAQTWRDEGVVSFSQIGSKIYYRMSDVEKLLEKNYNKAFKKVKG, from the coding sequence ATGGAAGCAATTATTTTATCAAAAAACCAGTACAACGAACTTCTAAAGAAAATTGATGAAGTTAAAATCTCATTAGATGAGAAACAAAAAAATCCTAAAGATGTTTTTGTAGACAATCAAGAGTTTTTACAGTTAATGAATATTAGCAAACGCACAGCACAAACTTGGAGAGATGAAGGCGTAGTATCTTTTTCGCAAATAGGCTCAAAAATATACTATCGTATGAGCGATGTAGAAAAACTACTTGAAAAAAACTACAACAAAGCATTCAAAAAAGTAAAAGGTTAA